One genomic window of Thioclava sp. GXIMD4216 includes the following:
- a CDS encoding DUF1441 family protein: protein MDTLVTLSDGSVLDVARFPLPEGLTDGVMNRAQLAVAFNVSENTVTKWVGQGMPVETAGQNGVSYEFQLSHCYAWRRAREQQSRESKARGDALAMQASLAFRNLDEEQEEEEGGLTAKQLREWSEAEYHRNRVAEQRGELVRAAKVSELLEDLIGVVATALGTMPDHLERDLGLGVEEVAKVEARCDQVVMKMRNMIELSIMGTAQVTQLADYEQQDMGL, encoded by the coding sequence ATGGATACCCTTGTCACGCTATCCGACGGGAGCGTGCTCGATGTCGCGCGCTTTCCGCTGCCCGAGGGGCTGACGGATGGCGTGATGAACCGCGCGCAACTGGCGGTGGCCTTCAATGTCTCCGAGAACACGGTGACCAAATGGGTGGGGCAGGGCATGCCGGTGGAAACGGCAGGCCAGAACGGCGTCAGCTACGAGTTCCAGTTGTCGCATTGCTATGCCTGGCGGCGTGCCCGCGAACAGCAGTCGCGCGAGAGCAAGGCGCGCGGCGATGCGCTGGCCATGCAGGCGTCGCTCGCCTTCCGCAACCTCGACGAAGAGCAGGAGGAAGAGGAGGGCGGGCTGACCGCCAAACAGCTGCGCGAATGGTCGGAGGCCGAATATCACCGCAACCGCGTGGCCGAGCAGCGCGGCGAGCTGGTGCGGGCGGCCAAGGTCTCGGAGCTGCTGGAAGACCTGATCGGGGTGGTGGCCACGGCCTTGGGCACCATGCCCGACCACCTCGAGCGCGATCTGGGGCTGGGGGTCGAAGAGGTCGCCAAGGTCGAGGCGCGCTGTGATCAGGTGGTGATGAAGATGCGCAATATGATCGAGCTGTCGATCATGGGCACGGCGCAGGTGACGCAGCTTGCCGATTACGAACAGCAGGATATGGGGCTTTAG
- a CDS encoding glycoside hydrolase family 19 protein — MLSTAHLAAIAGRRETPLMRSVVAGLADPRARDMAPPHRLAQFVAQIAHESARFRYAAEAWGPTRAQRRYEGRRDLGNLQAGDGYRFRGRGPIQITGRANYARFTAWAEGPDFEAVPDAVMGDPWLGLSAVWFWQAGAGRSLNAYADKGDIEMITRRINGGLNGYADRLALYTRAGLVLLGQGPNDVRAFQRLAGLTVDGLAGPATRGALHSHLLKL, encoded by the coding sequence ATGCTGAGCACAGCACATCTGGCGGCCATCGCAGGCCGTCGGGAAACCCCGCTTATGCGGTCGGTGGTGGCCGGTCTGGCCGATCCCCGCGCGCGGGATATGGCCCCGCCGCACCGGCTGGCGCAGTTTGTCGCGCAGATCGCGCATGAAAGCGCGCGCTTCCGCTATGCCGCCGAAGCCTGGGGCCCGACGCGCGCGCAGCGCCGCTATGAGGGGCGGCGCGATCTGGGCAATCTGCAGGCGGGCGATGGCTACCGCTTTCGCGGGCGCGGGCCGATCCAGATCACGGGGCGGGCGAATTATGCCCGCTTCACCGCCTGGGCCGAGGGGCCGGATTTCGAGGCGGTGCCCGATGCGGTCATGGGCGATCCGTGGCTCGGGCTGTCGGCGGTCTGGTTCTGGCAGGCGGGGGCGGGGCGCAGCCTCAATGCCTATGCCGATAAAGGCGATATCGAGATGATCACCCGCCGCATCAATGGCGGGCTGAACGGCTATGCCGACCGGCTGGCCCTCTATACCCGCGCGGGGCTGGTGCTGCTGGGGCAGGGCCCGAACGACGTGCGGGCCTTCCAGCGGCTGGCCGGTCTGACGGTCGACGGCCTCGCAGGCCCTGCCACGCGCGGCGCGCTCCATTCCCATCTTCTCAAGCTCTGA
- a CDS encoding DUF2190 family protein: MKNYVAPGEHITLTAEAAVTAGQLVKIGAVTGVAQHDAALGDPVTLVRRGVFELPKTEAQAWTAGAKVYLAAEGDVLTTTASGNTLVGVALEATVDPSAVGVVLLDGVIR; encoded by the coding sequence ATGAAGAACTATGTAGCACCGGGCGAGCATATCACCCTGACGGCAGAGGCTGCGGTGACCGCAGGCCAGCTGGTGAAGATCGGCGCGGTGACGGGGGTGGCGCAGCACGATGCCGCTCTGGGCGATCCGGTGACGCTGGTCCGCCGTGGCGTGTTCGAGCTGCCCAAGACGGAGGCGCAGGCCTGGACGGCAGGGGCCAAGGTCTATCTGGCGGCAGAGGGCGATGTGCTGACCACCACCGCCTCGGGCAATACGCTGGTGGGGGTCGCGCTCGAGGCGACGGTCGATCCGTCCGCCGTCGGGGTGGTGCTGCTGGACGGCGTGATCCGGTGA
- a CDS encoding phage portal protein yields the protein MNPIDRVVTFFSPEAGLKRMRARAGAAQLMNYDAASRGRRTYGWKAPGAAADAAAFGHRARLRNLSRDMIRNRPYAARGRDVVVANVVGEGITPSIRAQSDRERGLVAEALQHLLTPDIDSLGEYDLYEMQGIVMGTVFGDGEVLVRRRMRNPRHDPHLRLPYQVELIEADYLDQTVQSHGQNLVVEGIEYGPTGAIEAYHLYNEHPGAVQNRKALSSTRVHWSDVLHIRRFDRAGQLRGVPWLAPVMMTLGELGDYQEAQILKQRMAALMAVVIEWEDAATRPANAGAGLEELAPGAVVNLPAGAKPNFTDPPKVDGYDEFMRRGLGMVAMGLGISYESLAGDLKGVNSSSGRMGRMEMDRLVRMWQRNLMIGQFCRGMERWFREGLAMAGQTGLAFTLDWTPPRRILVDPTKEIPAMIDEVEAGLNSRQRTQRELGRDPDTIRAERAQDQAEDRAAGLAPVQPKGAEPPAKTEESDDEGD from the coding sequence ATGAACCCCATTGATCGTGTGGTGACCTTCTTCAGTCCTGAAGCGGGTCTCAAACGCATGCGCGCCCGTGCGGGGGCGGCGCAGCTGATGAACTATGACGCCGCCTCGCGCGGGCGGCGCACCTATGGCTGGAAAGCGCCGGGGGCTGCGGCGGATGCGGCGGCCTTCGGCCATCGCGCGCGGCTGCGCAATCTCTCGCGCGATATGATCCGCAACCGCCCCTATGCGGCGCGCGGGCGCGATGTGGTGGTGGCCAATGTGGTGGGCGAGGGGATCACCCCCTCGATCCGTGCGCAAAGCGACCGCGAGCGCGGCCTTGTGGCCGAGGCCCTGCAGCATCTGCTGACCCCCGATATCGACAGTCTCGGCGAATATGACCTCTACGAGATGCAGGGCATCGTGATGGGGACGGTCTTTGGCGATGGCGAGGTGCTGGTGCGCAGGCGGATGCGCAACCCGCGCCATGATCCGCATCTGCGTCTGCCCTATCAGGTCGAGCTGATCGAGGCCGATTACCTCGACCAGACGGTGCAATCGCACGGGCAGAACCTTGTGGTGGAGGGCATCGAATACGGCCCCACCGGCGCGATCGAGGCCTATCACCTCTATAACGAGCATCCCGGTGCCGTGCAGAACCGCAAGGCGCTGTCCTCGACGCGGGTGCATTGGTCCGATGTCCTGCATATCCGGCGCTTCGATCGGGCGGGCCAGTTGCGCGGGGTGCCGTGGCTGGCACCTGTCATGATGACGCTGGGCGAGCTGGGCGATTATCAGGAGGCGCAGATCCTCAAACAGCGCATGGCGGCACTGATGGCCGTGGTGATCGAATGGGAGGATGCGGCCACGCGGCCCGCCAATGCGGGGGCGGGGCTGGAAGAGCTGGCCCCGGGCGCGGTGGTCAACCTCCCCGCGGGGGCCAAGCCCAACTTCACCGATCCGCCGAAGGTCGATGGCTATGACGAGTTCATGCGCCGTGGCCTTGGCATGGTCGCGATGGGGCTGGGGATCAGCTACGAGTCGCTGGCCGGTGACCTCAAGGGGGTGAACTCCTCCTCGGGGCGGATGGGCCGGATGGAGATGGATCGGCTGGTGCGCATGTGGCAGCGCAACCTGATGATCGGCCAGTTCTGTCGCGGCATGGAACGCTGGTTCCGCGAGGGGCTGGCGATGGCGGGCCAGACGGGCCTTGCCTTCACGTTGGACTGGACCCCGCCGCGCCGGATCCTTGTCGACCCCACCAAAGAGATCCCCGCCATGATCGACGAGGTCGAGGCGGGGCTGAACTCGCGCCAGCGTACCCAGCGCGAGCTGGGCCGCGATCCCGATACGATCCGCGCCGAACGGGCGCAGGATCAGGCCGAAGACAGGGCGGCGGGCCTCGCGCCGGTCCAGCCCAAAGGGGCCGAGCCGCCCGCAAAGACAGAGGAGAGTGATGATGAAGGCGACTGA
- a CDS encoding DUF1937 family protein — MSAPFDLWADLARAAKPQDWSAPIVFGVGPVEMAQRSGGRMVYVTTPVRIDCWQVPEAVALDAARAAAELARFRVAAVSPVVLGAAMLEADMHLSLREPKHWARWVAPIRNAAGALWVPASRGWRACPQIWADVQWASSHGVPVMVEAQEVRHGG; from the coding sequence ATGAGCGCCCCCTTTGATCTTTGGGCCGATCTCGCCCGCGCCGCCAAGCCGCAGGACTGGTCCGCCCCGATTGTCTTCGGGGTGGGGCCGGTCGAGATGGCGCAGCGCTCGGGCGGGCGGATGGTCTATGTCACCACGCCGGTGCGGATCGATTGCTGGCAGGTGCCGGAGGCCGTGGCGCTGGATGCGGCGCGGGCGGCTGCCGAGCTTGCGCGCTTCCGCGTGGCGGCGGTTTCGCCGGTGGTGCTGGGCGCGGCCATGCTGGAAGCCGATATGCATCTGAGCCTGCGCGAGCCGAAACACTGGGCCCGCTGGGTCGCGCCGATCCGCAATGCGGCGGGCGCTTTGTGGGTTCCGGCCAGCCGTGGCTGGCGGGCCTGTCCGCAGATCTGGGCGGATGTGCAATGGGCGTCCTCGCATGGGGTGCCGGTCATGGTCGAGGCACAGGAGGTCCGTCATGGGGGTTGA
- a CDS encoding DUF4396 domain-containing protein encodes MPLALHIVALISLALAVVCAIWIAQDERKRPQHMWIMNLVWPLCALFGSVLVLGFYVSVGRAPLRQDQHHHGHGHHHGHSHNMSGPTAKSVAKGALHCGSGCTLGDIIAEWLAFFFPAVAVAFGWQWFFAEKIFAVWVLDFILAFGFGVAFQYFAIKPMRDISKGEALKEAVKADAASLTSWQIGMYGFMAIAHFWLFPQVLGVELRANTVEFWLMMQIAMLCGFVTAFPVNWWLIKIGVKEAM; translated from the coding sequence TTGCCCCTCGCCCTGCATATCGTCGCCCTCATCTCTCTCGCCCTTGCCGTGGTCTGCGCCATCTGGATCGCTCAGGACGAACGAAAGAGGCCGCAGCATATGTGGATCATGAACCTCGTCTGGCCGCTTTGTGCCCTCTTCGGCAGCGTCCTTGTTCTGGGCTTCTACGTGTCCGTGGGCCGTGCGCCTCTCAGACAGGATCAGCATCATCACGGCCATGGCCACCACCACGGGCATAGTCACAACATGTCAGGTCCGACCGCCAAATCCGTTGCCAAGGGCGCGCTGCATTGTGGCAGCGGCTGCACGCTGGGCGACATCATCGCCGAATGGCTGGCCTTCTTCTTTCCGGCGGTGGCCGTGGCCTTCGGCTGGCAATGGTTCTTCGCCGAGAAGATCTTCGCCGTTTGGGTTCTCGATTTCATCCTCGCCTTCGGCTTCGGTGTCGCCTTCCAGTATTTCGCCATCAAACCGATGCGCGACATCTCGAAAGGCGAAGCCCTGAAGGAGGCCGTCAAAGCCGATGCCGCCTCGCTCACATCCTGGCAGATCGGCATGTATGGCTTCATGGCCATCGCCCATTTCTGGCTGTTCCCGCAGGTACTGGGCGTCGAGCTTCGAGCCAATACAGTCGAATTCTGGCTGATGATGCAAATCGCAATGCTCTGCGGCTTCGTGACCGCCTTTCCGGTCAACTGGTGGCTTATCAAGATTGGCGTGAAGGAAGCGATGTAA
- a CDS encoding terminase gpA endonuclease subunit: MVEMMDRGASVLSIPPLPAWIQPRELLADALPLLDPPSRISVTDAAEAYMHVPIGTDWSRFDRAVAPYMVEPADITQSRKFKSVCFVGPSQSAKTTMLITVAVHSVMCAPAPVQIIHMSKPDADAWVEEKLDPMIENSRSVRDRLGRARDDSTFSRKRFKGMRLTIGYPVARQLSSRSQRLVLLTDYDHMPQVLGPKDAPEGSPYGMARQRIRTFMSRGCVLLESTPAFPVTDETWKAGPQNPHELPPVSGGIVRIYNEGTRGRFYWQCRDCGQLFEPHFKLLRYDATLEPAVAGARAEMGCPHCGALYSHRHKNEMNRQILRGRGGWLHEGSTVGEDGKRALVTIDDPDLRATDVASYSLNGAAAAFASWEGIVTSYELALRQAEQFGDYTELSRVYFTERGESYVPHGGQVEGELTTAMLADHAVRLDQRTAPGWTRFITTSVDVQGNRFEALVMAWGAQGERVIIDRFALAQPPEDAPKAKNEDGQFRALDPGRYAEDAGVLVGLAARTYPVAGQPWALAPCALVVDFNGPAGWSDHAERFWRARRRAGEGDLWFLSIGRGGLKHSDRVWYASPERGSNGKKARAIKLLNMATDRLKDSVLAALGRFERGPGAQHTPDWLDEEHRAELLAERKGPKGYELKTGVKRNETLDLSVQALAVAEHKGISRINWDAPPDWALLGAVNPFAQAYGPDRTPPADPASGAGAATGAGEAPVPSPSSAPPPPARMGIRYLRGR, encoded by the coding sequence ATGGTCGAGATGATGGATCGCGGGGCCTCGGTGCTGAGCATCCCGCCGCTTCCGGCATGGATCCAGCCGCGCGAGCTCCTGGCCGATGCGCTGCCGCTGCTGGACCCGCCCTCGCGGATCTCGGTCACCGATGCCGCCGAAGCCTATATGCATGTGCCGATCGGCACGGACTGGTCGCGCTTCGACCGCGCGGTGGCGCCCTATATGGTCGAGCCCGCCGATATCACCCAGTCGCGCAAGTTCAAATCGGTCTGTTTCGTGGGCCCGTCGCAATCGGCCAAGACCACGATGCTGATCACGGTGGCGGTGCATTCGGTGATGTGCGCGCCCGCGCCGGTGCAGATCATCCATATGTCGAAGCCCGATGCGGATGCATGGGTCGAGGAGAAGCTCGATCCGATGATCGAGAATTCGCGTTCGGTGCGGGACCGGCTGGGCCGCGCGCGTGATGACAGCACCTTCTCGCGCAAGCGTTTCAAGGGGATGCGGCTGACCATCGGCTATCCGGTGGCACGCCAGCTGTCCTCGCGCTCGCAGCGGCTGGTGCTGCTGACCGATTACGACCACATGCCGCAGGTTCTGGGGCCGAAGGACGCGCCCGAAGGCAGCCCCTACGGGATGGCGCGGCAGCGGATCCGCACCTTCATGTCGCGCGGCTGTGTCCTTCTGGAAAGCACGCCTGCCTTTCCGGTCACCGACGAGACCTGGAAGGCGGGGCCGCAGAACCCGCATGAGCTGCCGCCCGTCTCGGGCGGGATCGTGCGGATCTATAACGAGGGCACGCGCGGGCGGTTCTACTGGCAATGCCGCGACTGTGGCCAGCTGTTCGAGCCGCATTTCAAGCTCCTGCGTTATGACGCGACACTCGAGCCTGCCGTGGCGGGCGCGCGCGCCGAGATGGGCTGCCCGCATTGCGGCGCGCTTTACAGCCATCGCCACAAGAACGAGATGAACCGCCAGATCCTCAGGGGGCGGGGCGGCTGGCTGCATGAGGGCAGCACGGTCGGGGAGGATGGCAAACGGGCGCTGGTCACCATCGACGATCCCGATCTGCGGGCCACCGATGTGGCGAGCTATTCGCTCAACGGGGCGGCGGCGGCCTTTGCCAGCTGGGAAGGCATCGTGACCTCTTACGAGCTGGCGCTGCGACAGGCCGAGCAGTTCGGCGATTATACCGAGCTCAGCCGTGTCTACTTTACCGAACGCGGCGAATCCTATGTGCCGCATGGGGGGCAGGTCGAGGGCGAGCTGACCACGGCCATGCTGGCCGATCATGCCGTGCGCCTCGATCAGCGCACAGCCCCCGGCTGGACGCGCTTCATCACCACCTCGGTCGATGTGCAGGGCAACCGTTTCGAGGCGCTGGTCATGGCCTGGGGCGCGCAGGGCGAGCGGGTGATCATCGACCGCTTCGCGCTGGCGCAACCGCCCGAGGACGCCCCGAAGGCCAAAAACGAGGATGGCCAGTTCCGCGCGCTCGATCCCGGTCGCTATGCCGAGGATGCGGGGGTGCTGGTCGGGCTGGCGGCGCGAACCTATCCCGTGGCGGGCCAGCCCTGGGCGCTCGCGCCCTGCGCGCTGGTGGTTGATTTCAACGGGCCTGCCGGATGGTCCGATCATGCCGAACGGTTCTGGCGCGCGCGCCGGCGTGCGGGCGAGGGGGATCTGTGGTTCCTCTCGATCGGGCGGGGCGGTCTCAAGCATAGCGACAGGGTCTGGTATGCCTCGCCCGAACGCGGCTCGAACGGCAAGAAGGCGCGGGCGATCAAGCTGTTGAACATGGCCACCGACCGGCTGAAGGATTCGGTTCTGGCAGCGCTGGGGCGGTTCGAACGCGGCCCCGGGGCCCAGCACACGCCCGACTGGCTGGACGAGGAACACCGCGCCGAGCTGCTGGCCGAACGCAAGGGCCCCAAAGGCTACGAGCTGAAGACCGGCGTCAAACGTAACGAGACGCTCGATCTGTCGGTGCAGGCGCTGGCGGTTGCCGAGCATAAGGGGATCAGCCGGATCAACTGGGACGCCCCGCCCGACTGGGCGCTTCTGGGGGCCGTCAATCCCTTCGCGCAGGCCTATGGGCCGGATCGGACGCCACCGGCGGATCCGGCTTCCGGCGCAGGCGCGGCCACCGGTGCGGGGGAGGCCCCCGTGCCCTCCCCATCATCCGCGCCCCCGCCGCCTGCGCGGATGGGGATCCGCTATCTTCGAGGACGCTAG
- a CDS encoding SGNH/GDSL hydrolase family protein encodes MVSYTFPLPAGEFVALMRADAQAARVQNSGGFDIYLLAGVGDAAPRSLAGAQRLPAGALRDVEIATLFPGIAGADTLWAWGLMGGAASVSHAGVLLPQPVREARLAPGAGEGEVTLDLVAPYDGGSPLTALEYSLDQGISWTALPDVAGGSYTLALGTGSHLLQLRAVNALGAGPVSRPLRALGGRPAGRKRFKRLVFVGASIMNRTFGGASLAEDSSGGSWADMEAKLAANGAPGVEVRCRAVGGYTVAQIQPLLQEALDAYPGDDTLFCLHAGGNNATNAQDQATFEAEVDAMLAVIATRPGQVLWSDISWRTPYVTTKADAVSTAANYNSWLKAKLLAAKSTLFADGYYDDMTAVTCFNDWVYAHRAHFFETDDIVHPDADGQERLRGWFAERLAPLVRGSRKAVRFGWADFAPEITAPAINAFVLISPQIVHGCHRLSFTETGAYFDGPADKVLNYDGSYGGLTAKGTYTGAAVLYNSTGRADGNPEWQGTLDYIEFTRRSCSWNTAQAVKIELYAAPNTVLDIDFTASRKSTSVTNALWTGSDGTSVEHSGTADPTSIVSAQFTTDGTGRLELVQTLLSGYAYDGVLWVRNAA; translated from the coding sequence ATGGTCAGCTATACCTTCCCGCTGCCTGCGGGTGAATTTGTCGCGCTGATGCGGGCCGATGCGCAGGCGGCACGGGTGCAGAACTCGGGCGGCTTCGACATCTACCTGCTGGCCGGCGTGGGCGATGCGGCACCGCGCAGCCTTGCGGGGGCGCAACGGCTTCCGGCAGGGGCGCTGCGCGATGTGGAGATCGCCACGCTGTTTCCCGGCATCGCGGGGGCCGATACGCTTTGGGCCTGGGGGCTGATGGGCGGGGCGGCCAGCGTCTCGCATGCGGGGGTGCTGTTGCCGCAGCCGGTGCGCGAGGCACGGCTTGCGCCGGGGGCGGGCGAGGGCGAGGTGACGCTCGATCTGGTCGCGCCCTATGATGGCGGCAGCCCGCTGACCGCGCTGGAATACAGCCTCGATCAGGGGATCAGCTGGACCGCGCTGCCCGATGTGGCGGGCGGCAGCTACACGCTGGCGCTTGGCACCGGCAGCCACCTGCTGCAGCTGCGGGCGGTGAACGCGCTCGGGGCGGGGCCGGTGTCGCGCCCGCTGCGGGCGTTGGGCGGGCGTCCGGCGGGGCGCAAGCGTTTCAAGCGGCTCGTCTTTGTCGGGGCCTCGATCATGAACCGCACCTTTGGCGGGGCCAGCCTTGCCGAGGATTCCTCGGGCGGCTCCTGGGCCGATATGGAGGCCAAGCTGGCGGCCAATGGCGCACCGGGGGTCGAGGTGCGCTGCCGCGCGGTGGGCGGCTATACGGTGGCGCAGATCCAGCCGCTGTTGCAGGAGGCGCTGGACGCCTATCCCGGCGATGACACGCTGTTCTGCCTGCATGCGGGCGGCAATAACGCGACCAATGCTCAGGATCAGGCGACTTTCGAGGCCGAGGTCGACGCCATGCTTGCGGTCATCGCCACGCGCCCGGGGCAGGTGCTCTGGTCCGATATCAGCTGGCGCACGCCCTATGTTACCACCAAGGCCGATGCGGTCTCGACCGCGGCCAATTACAACAGCTGGCTCAAGGCGAAACTGCTGGCGGCCAAGAGCACGCTGTTTGCCGACGGCTATTACGATGACATGACCGCCGTGACCTGCTTCAACGATTGGGTCTATGCGCATCGGGCGCATTTCTTCGAGACCGATGACATCGTGCATCCGGACGCGGACGGGCAGGAGCGGCTGCGCGGCTGGTTTGCCGAGCGTCTGGCGCCGCTGGTCAGGGGCAGCCGGAAGGCGGTCCGCTTCGGCTGGGCGGATTTTGCGCCAGAGATCACCGCGCCCGCGATCAACGCCTTCGTGCTGATCTCGCCGCAGATCGTGCATGGCTGTCACCGGCTGAGCTTCACCGAAACGGGGGCCTATTTCGATGGCCCTGCCGACAAGGTGCTGAATTACGACGGCAGCTATGGGGGCCTGACGGCGAAGGGCACCTATACCGGCGCGGCGGTGCTTTATAACTCGACGGGCCGTGCGGACGGCAATCCCGAGTGGCAGGGCACTCTGGATTACATCGAGTTCACGCGCCGGTCCTGTTCGTGGAACACCGCGCAGGCGGTGAAGATCGAGCTGTATGCGGCCCCGAACACGGTGCTCGATATCGACTTCACGGCCTCGCGCAAATCGACCAGCGTGACTAATGCGCTCTGGACGGGATCGGACGGCACCAGTGTCGAGCATAGCGGCACGGCGGACCCGACCTCGATCGTCTCGGCGCAGTTCACGACGGACGGGACTGGCCGGCTGGAGCTCGTGCAGACGCTCCTGTCGGGCTACGCCTATGACGGTGTACTCTGGGTGCGCAACGCCGCGTGA
- a CDS encoding head maturation protease, ClpP-related encodes MMKATDLIVGGELILSGTVLLDDYVGYMWEEDVFFAPRMVREALQILGEGPVTARVNSGGGHVWAGEQIRAILAAHPGGVTIVVEGLAASAASLLLMAGRTRLMSAGSQLMIHDPSGCVFGTEADMRREADVIGASANTYAAVYASASGKTPEEMREIMKAETWYGPEEAVAQGFADAVAGEESPTARLTRFTTMEAARAAFMSAGATYERLLSRLPRLSIAKDATMTTPTEQTTSPTPAPVPPAPQPAPAPQPAPDPVAAERARVKGIREMAAPFLTSGRLMQADIDALVDDGTQVAEAGLRLMAQMAAAEAPTRSHAPAQITRDETDTRMEGMIGALMKKTDGPAADYRGLRLKRMAMDLAGSSRGYDEAAQVKRGMMATTMTGGALGVSDFAYITTEVMKRTLIEAYIRRAASWQLVTGAPISAADFRELHAVRFGGDFQLKPVGENGEYKQARLVDEAEGLKVERRGRTINLTFEAVINDDMGAFQRIPTEFATAARLMEASMVWTLFRTNAKLKSDGKTLFHADHGNLAAQAAAISVTSVAAARKAMWEQRAFGSKDSDDFLSIEPDRLIVPPALELPAMQFAAAITPAKNADANPFSNSLTPSTVGNLGAAAGGSDTAWYLVSSDMPPIQHAYLEGYEAPTVETLDGMNPDVVTMNARHIFGAAAVEYRGVYKNAGQ; translated from the coding sequence ATGATGAAGGCGACTGACCTGATTGTGGGCGGCGAGCTGATCCTGAGCGGGACGGTGCTGCTGGACGATTATGTGGGGTATATGTGGGAGGAAGATGTGTTCTTCGCCCCGCGTATGGTCCGCGAGGCGCTGCAGATCCTGGGCGAGGGGCCGGTGACGGCGCGCGTCAATTCGGGTGGCGGCCATGTCTGGGCGGGCGAGCAGATCCGCGCGATCCTTGCCGCCCATCCGGGGGGCGTGACCATCGTGGTCGAGGGGCTGGCCGCCTCTGCCGCCTCGCTGCTGCTGATGGCCGGACGCACGCGCCTGATGTCGGCAGGCTCGCAGCTGATGATCCATGACCCGTCGGGATGCGTCTTCGGCACCGAGGCCGATATGCGCCGCGAGGCCGATGTGATCGGGGCCTCGGCCAATACCTATGCCGCCGTCTATGCCAGCGCCTCCGGCAAGACCCCCGAAGAGATGCGCGAGATCATGAAGGCAGAGACCTGGTACGGCCCCGAAGAGGCCGTGGCGCAGGGCTTTGCCGATGCGGTTGCGGGCGAGGAGAGCCCCACCGCGCGCCTGACCCGATTTACCACGATGGAGGCGGCCCGTGCGGCCTTCATGAGTGCGGGCGCCACCTATGAGCGCCTGCTGTCCCGTCTTCCCCGATTGTCCATTGCAAAGGATGCAACCATGACCACCCCCACCGAACAAACCACCTCCCCGACGCCCGCGCCGGTCCCGCCCGCGCCGCAACCGGCCCCCGCGCCGCAACCGGCCCCCGATCCGGTCGCCGCCGAGCGCGCCCGCGTGAAGGGCATCCGCGAGATGGCGGCGCCGTTTCTGACCTCGGGCCGGTTGATGCAGGCCGATATCGACGCGCTCGTCGATGACGGCACGCAGGTGGCAGAGGCCGGTCTGCGGCTGATGGCGCAGATGGCGGCGGCAGAGGCCCCCACCCGCAGCCATGCGCCGGCGCAGATCACCCGCGACGAGACCGACACCCGCATGGAAGGGATGATCGGCGCGCTGATGAAGAAGACCGACGGTCCGGCAGCGGACTATCGCGGGCTGCGCCTCAAGCGCATGGCGATGGATCTCGCGGGTAGCTCGCGCGGCTATGACGAGGCCGCCCAGGTCAAGCGCGGCATGATGGCCACCACCATGACGGGCGGCGCATTGGGCGTCAGCGATTTCGCCTATATCACCACCGAGGTGATGAAGCGCACCCTGATCGAGGCCTATATCCGCCGCGCGGCCAGCTGGCAGCTGGTGACCGGCGCGCCGATCTCGGCGGCCGATTTCCGCGAGCTGCATGCGGTGCGCTTCGGCGGGGATTTCCAGCTCAAGCCCGTGGGCGAGAATGGCGAGTATAAACAGGCCCGTCTGGTCGATGAGGCCGAAGGCCTGAAGGTCGAACGTCGGGGCCGCACCATCAACCTGACCTTCGAGGCGGTGATCAATGACGATATGGGGGCCTTCCAGCGCATCCCGACCGAGTTCGCCACCGCCGCGCGGCTGATGGAGGCGTCGATGGTCTGGACGCTGTTCCGCACCAATGCCAAGCTCAAATCCGACGGCAAGACGCTGTTCCATGCCGATCACGGCAATCTCGCGGCGCAGGCGGCGGCGATCTCGGTCACCTCGGTGGCCGCCGCGCGCAAGGCGATGTGGGAACAGCGGGCCTTCGGCTCGAAAGACAGCGATGACTTCCTGTCGATCGAGCCCGACCGGCTGATCGTGCCGCCGGCGCTGGAGCTGCCCGCCATGCAGTTCGCCGCTGCCATCACGCCGGCCAAGAATGCCGATGCCAACCCGTTCTCGAACTCGCTTACCCCCTCGACCGTGGGCAATCTCGGCGCGGCGGCGGGCGGCTCGGATACGGCCTGGTATCTTGTCTCCAGCGATATGCCCCCGATCCAGCACGCCTATCTCGAAGGTTACGAGGCCCCCACCGTCGAGACGCTTGATGGCATGAACCCCGATGTGGTGACGATGAATGCCCGCCACATCTTCGGGGCGGCGGCGGTGGAATATCGCGGCGTCTACAAGAATGCGGGCCAATAA